A single Garra rufa chromosome 9, GarRuf1.0, whole genome shotgun sequence DNA region contains:
- the LOC141343204 gene encoding protein FAM237A-like: MGFQDGQWWRLLLVCLLMLATASSYSIPSLEMLNTEGTGGGKDPGQLGEINRECWDASSLAVIQARKLRVSDTVAGLWDFMTYLSGSNQPKHQDMFMQLAQVFWEKYVDCVLARAHGLGRRASASRQEIIKVLTYHSEGMKI, from the coding sequence ATGGGATTCCAAGACGGCCAGTGGTGGCGCCTTCTCTTAGTGTGTCTGCTGATGCTCGCCACCGCATCATCGTACTCTATACCCAGTCTCGAGATGCTCAATACCGAGGGCACAGGGGGCGGCAAGGATCCCGGTCAGCTGGGCGAGATAAACCGTGAATGCTGGGACGCGTCATCGCTGGCAGTAATACAAGCGCGTAAATTGCGCGTTTCAGATACAGTTGCTGGGCTCTGGGACTTCATGACATACCTGAGCGGGTCTAATCAACCCAAACATCAAGACATGTTTATGCAGCTGGCGCAGGTCTTTTGGGAGAAGTATGTGGACTGTGTGCTCGCACGGGCGCACGGACTGGGCAGACGGGCCAGTGCGTCCAGGCAAGAAATCATCAAAGTGTTAACTTATCATTCAGAAGGGATGAAGATCTAG
- the gtpbp10 gene encoding GTP-binding protein 10: MVWTSRICFRKYGNFVDNIRLYVRGGSGGMGLPRLGGHGGNGGDVWVVAKKGTTIKQIKDKYPNKRFTAGVGSNSSIHALKGNKGEDTQVFAPVGISVTTDDGKIIGELNCEGDSLLVAKGGHGGTLHSGFLPSKGQTRQIRLDLKLIADFGLVGFPNAGKSSLLTALSHAKPMIASYAFTTLRPEIGKVMYDDHKQVSVADLPGLIEGAHVNKGMGHKFLKHVERTKQLMFVVDICGFQLASNTPFRSAFETILLLTKVIIYTTI, translated from the exons ATGGTCTGGACAAGCAGAATTTGTTTCCGGAAG taTGGCAACTTTGTGGATAATATACGACTTTATGTGAGGGGTGGGAGTGGAGGAATGGGATTGCCTCGTTTAGGGGGACATGGGGGAAATGGTGGAGACGTTTGGGTGGTGGCCAAAAAAGGCACTACAATAAAGCAAATCAAGGACAAGTACCCTAACAAACGATTCACTGCAGGTGTTGGTTCAAACAGCAG TATTCATGCTCTGAAAGGGAATAAAGGAGAGGACACCCAGGTCTTCGCACCTGTTGGGATCAGTGTTACAACGGACGATGGAAAAATCATAG gagAGTTGAACTGTGAAGGAGACAGTCTTTTGGTGGCCAAAGGTGGTCACGGTGGCACTCTTCACTCTGGGTTCTTACCCAGTAAAGGTCAAACCAGACAGATACGGCTGGATCTCAAACTCATCGCAGATTTTGGACTTGTAGG GTTTCCCAATGCAGGCAAATCCTCCTTGCTGACTGCCTTGTCTCATGCTAAACCAATGATTGCCAGCTACGCTT TTACAACTTTAAGACCTGAAATTGGAAAGGTTATGTATGATGACCATAAGCAG GTTTCAGTAGCAGACTTACCAGGACTCATTGAAGGTGCTCATGTGAACAAAGGCATGGGACACAAGTTTCTCAAGCATGTGGAGAGAACCAAGCAGCTCATGTTTGTG GTCGACATCTGTGGGTTTCAGCTAGCTAGTAACACTCCATTTAGGTCTGCATTTGAAACCATACTGCTTTTAACTAAGGTAATAATAtatactaccatttaa